One Stegostoma tigrinum isolate sSteTig4 chromosome 47, sSteTig4.hap1, whole genome shotgun sequence genomic window carries:
- the LOC125449782 gene encoding zinc finger and BTB domain-containing protein 7B-like, which translates to MGAAEDELIGIPFPEHSSELLHSLNEQRRKGLLCDLTIVAQGLEYQTHRAVLAACSQYFRKLFTARPFRGQRDVCELDFVHPRVLGALLEFAYTATLTVSSSDMREVLQAAQLLEIQCVTDACADILQSSGVSEPPQPNPDPPAVYAGASVYPEGPAQEEETAPAVTDLQTLEVPKVRRRKRPKKLPRLLLNHRSRSLYRIVQPLQTSMDTDGEPDQRQPKACRGELEPSAGTVGHQGGEGDGSFLSQEGGGPSCHQLVSSSPLPPLAGDEDGAELPASTYLSLVSNGLLGDGTQSLLDRAPGARRRKSQMPQECPICHKVIHGAGKLPRHIRTHTGEKPFACQVCGVRFTRNDKLKIHMRKHTGERPYSCNCCDARFLHSYDLKNHARLHTGDRPFECSQCRKAFVRIDHLQRHLKGQNCLEIRTRKRRGESQGLQEHPVNLAVDGAFPEEYGIEIETPGIDCIFPEGYRIKRENPRKDGTFSEEYGIEKESPGIDGAFPEGYGIKKEPSVTDRKFPEGYGIKRESPGIDGAFPEGYGIKRESPGIDGAFPEGYGIKKEPSVSDRKFPEGYGIKRESPGNDGSFPEGCGIKKESSGISRKFPEEYGIKKEPLAIDYTFPEGYRMRGTPLGLDNTFPERYRMTVEPPQTEGDSDMDDSQDWGHSTAKWNSQPGEDVLVDPS; encoded by the exons ATGGGAGCAGCCGAGGATGAGCTGATTGGGATTCCCTTCCCGGAGCACAGCAGCGAGCTGCTACATAGCCTCAACGAACAGAGGCGCAAGGGGCTGCTCTGCGACCTGACCATCGTGGCTCAGGGGCTGGAGTACCAGACTCACCGGGCCGTACTGGCTGCCTGCAGCCAGTACTTCAGGAAGTTGTTCACTGCCAGGCCCTTCCGAGGCCAGCGAGATGTTTGCGAGCTGGACTTTGTGCATCCCCGGGTGCTGGGCGCCCTCCTGGAGTTCGCCTACACGGCCACGCTGACCGTCAGCAGTTCAGACATGAGGGAGGTGCTGCAGGCGGCCCAACTGCTGGAGATCCAGTGTGTGACTGACGCCTGTGCCGACATCCTGCAGAGCAGCGGCGTCTCCGAGCCACCGCAGCCAAACCCTGACCCTCCAGCCGTCTACGCTGGAGCCAGTGTGTACCCAGAAGGCCCAGCCCAGGAGGAGGAAACCGCTCCGGCCGTGACTGACCTCCAGACTCTGGAGGTGCCCAAGGTCCGGCGCCGCAAGAGGCCCAAGAAGCTGCCCCGGCTCTTGCTGAACCACCGCAGCAGGAGCCTATACCGTATTGTCCAGCCACTGCAGACCTCCATGGATACGGACGGCGAACCAGACCAGAGGCAACCGAAAGCCTGCCGGGGAGAGCTGGAGCCCAGCGCTGGGACTGTCGGCCACCAGGGGGGCGAGGGGGACGGCAGTTTCCTCAGCCAGGAAGGCGGGGGACCGTCCTGCCACCAGCTGgtctcctcctcccctctccctcctcttGCCGGCGACGAAGATGGTGCTGAACTACCTGCCTCCACCTACCTGAGCCTGGTCAGCAATGGCCTCCTCGGTGACGGGACACAGTCCTTGCTCGACAGGGCTCCCGGGGCCCGCCGCAGGAAATCACAGATGCCCCAGGAGTGCCCCATCTGCCACAAGGTCATTCACGGAGCGGGCAAACTCCCACGGCACATCCGCACGCACACGGGTGAGAAGCCGTTTGCCTGCCAGGTCTGTGGCGTCCGCTTCACCAG GAATGATAAGCTGAAGATTCACATGAGGAAGCACACAGGCGAGAGGCCGTACTCATGCAACTGCTGTGATGCCCGCTTCCTCCATAGCTATGACCTGAAGAACCATGCCCGACTCCACACTGGGGACAGACCCTTTGAGTGCAGCCAGTGCCGCAAGGCCTTCGTACGTATTGACCACCTCCAACGACACCTGAAGGGCCAGAACTGCCTGGAAATCCGCACCAGGAAACGCCGAGGTGAGAGCCAGGGACTACAGGAACACCCGGTCAACTTGGCAGTGGATGGCGCCTTTCCAGAAGAATATGGGATCGAGATAGAGACCCCAGGGATAGACTGCATCTTCCCAGAGGGATACAGGATCAAAAGGGAGAACCCTAGAAAAGATGGCACGTTCTCAGAAGAATATGGGATTGAGAAGGAATCCCCAGGAATTGATGGTGCATTCCCAGAGGGGTATGGGATCAAGAAGGAGCCTTCGGTGACTGACAGGAAGTTCCCAGAGGGATACGGGATCAAGAGGGAATCCCCAGGAATTGATGGCGCATTCCCAGAGGGATATGGGATCAAGAGGGAATCCCCAGGAATTGATGGTGCGTTCCCAGAGGGATACGGGATCAAGAAAGAGCCCTCAGTGTCCGACAGAAAATTCCCAGAGGGATACGGGATCAAGAGGGAATCCCCAGGAAATGATGGTTCATTCCCAGAGGGATGCGGGATCAAGAAGGAGTCCTCAGGGATCAGCAGGAAATTCCCAGAGGAATACGGGATCAAGAAGGAGCCCCTGGCAATAGATTATACCTTTCCAGAAGGATACAGGATGAGGGGGACACCTCTGGGACTAGACAACACATTCCCAGAGAGATACAGGATGACAGTGGAGCCCCCACAAACAGAAGGAGACAGTGACATGGATGACTCACAAGATTGGGGCCACAGCACAGCCAAATGGAATAGTCAGCCAGGGGAAGACGTCCTAGTGGATCCCTCATAA